CAATTGCTGTCTTATCCCTGAGCTAATCTATGGGTTAATGCTTGATATAGAAAACCCGATCACTTGCATCAGTTATTTTTGCTCCCCAGAGTGATGTAGTTGCCATGTGTGGTTGTCTGATACTCTGAATCATGTTTACTtcgtttttttattattttatggctCTAGCCTTATGTTTTCAAACAAGTTGTGTGGCACCTTTGTTTCACTTGGCGCTCATATTTTTCCTCATTTATTACTTAACCGATTTTTGCTGCAAACAGATATTTTTCTACACCAGCAACTGAGACTGAGAAAGCTCAACAAGATGCTTTGTTCAGGAAGATTCTGAACGAGTCATTGACTTTTCATTTTTGGAACAGCATGACATCTGCTCTCATTCCAGAGACAGACAGCCTTGTATCCAAGCTTATTGATCACCATTGTATACATTGTTTTGATGTGTTGTGACCTTCACATAAGACTACATTTGTCCAGATCCGGTCAAAATAGAATTCAGCAAATAGCCTTAACTTATCGAAGCATCCATTTCCTAGCCACTAGAGAAATCTAAGATTCTGAGGCTCTGAGTTGTATCGGCCATCGGAGTTTAGGTTGGTAACAACTAACATGAGGTGTAGCCATATTCGTGTACTTGTACAgtattatttgtattttcattaTGTTGAAAATTTAGGTCTCTTACAATGCTGATACAAAATCAGTCTATGTTTTTTTTGGGTCAGGGTAAATTTTTAGTCTGATTTGTTGTTGAGCAGgatgtttttattatattactCATCTTCGTCGGTCTTCTTGccaatgtaatatataatcaAGTTAAAGAggcatatgatatatattttatttcattggtTGAAAGATTTTCTTCCTGCGACATCGAAGAGAATTTGTCACTGGTGTATATGAAAATGTAGAAAGATgtttcattaaatattataattcctCCCTTGAGGATGCTGGAATAGTCTTTCTCGCACTCTCTCTACATGAATGGTTTTTTTTCCCCAAGGATGCAATAATATCTCCCTGGACTTCTGATTTTTATGGTAATGTTCTTCATAGGCTGACATTCTTGACATTGTTACGTCTGGGATTTTCCCAAACACTCTTTTTAAGTGTATCCGTTTTACCGGATAATGCAGTTGACTAACATGGTAGGAAATCAGATTTGATCTACAATGTCAGAGCTTTGATCTATAATTGGAGGAATATGAAACCTTGGTGGTTTGGAAATATCTGGATTATGCATTGTGCTTGGAATGGGGGCCGGGATTAGTGCAGACCTTGAAACAGGTGCAGTTTAACATACGGTACTGGTTGGCTCCCTAAACAAAATCATGCTCGGGCTCACCATTTTTATCCGGGAAAGGAGTACAATACTCCCTCCTAGAATTATGGATTCACTTTTGCGGTTTCACTTGAAAGTTCTGTCCCTCCATCTCTGCAGGCGTAGAGAATTCATTGCCCTATGCCATTGGAGGCTTTGGGGAAGTTGGAATTGGAGAGCTGCATGCCATCATACAGTATGAGcagaaaataaacatatattttttaaattcactgCAAAAGATTTTGTTTATTCATGCTAGAGTTGGACAACACTTTTCGTTAACAAAACAGCTCCATGCATGACTGTTTTATAGATCCTTGTTGTATACAAAGAACTAGTTAGGAATTCGAGGAGCAAAGCATATAAAGCACCAGCTCTTTGTAAAGCACAATAAATTTGGGTCCACGGCAACCTGATTATCATCCTTCATCAGTATGTGCTGGCCTAGCTCCTTTCGATTGCCATTTGTTAACCGCACACCCTACCGTCTTGCAGATTTTAAGATACATCAGGAGCAAGAGGTAGTGGAGGAAATCAAGAAACATTCTCAGTCAGCAGCATTTGGCCCAAAGCATCTCTTTTTTACAGGGTTCCATACCCATTGCACAAGAAACCTTCTTCCCTTCACTCCCTTCACATTATAGCCAGATCCCCAAGAATCCCTATAAACTTTACCAACATATCCACCACCCCCACCAGTCCCGTAAACACCCATACACAAATCTGCAATTTCGGTAGGTGCAGTTGGATCATCCCCGGCATACCATGCGTTCACAAGTGGGTTACTTGACACTTCTGCCAGCTCATGAGCAATCACACTAATCATTCCATCAGCACCCACATCCCCATTAGGTGCACGCATTATGTTGTTGCCTCCATTTGTGCTTGGTGGTGGCCTTCCTGAATACTTGGGCCATGCAAATGGATAGGCACAGACGCCCGGGCACTGAGTCCCACTATGACCAACCCATGCATAGGGTACAGTGACTCCAACAATGTTTGGGAAGGTGAAGTAGTGAAAGCCACAGACTGCCCTACAGAAGTCTTGGACTCGAACATCTGGAGAGGTCAACACTAGGTAGAGACCATTGTGAGGATTGAGAGGCAGAGCTCGTGGATATGCATTAACTGCAGTTCTGATGACAGATTGGATTGCTAAACGACTCAGATAACCACCATGGGAGTATTTAGAATCGTAGAACTCCCCTGAGAGGACGATGCTCCCTGTGATATTTGATCCTGTTTGGTCAGTGTAGAGCCGGACAGTCCGCCACCAATCAGCGACAGAAGGgtaagaggaagaggaagaaagggagTAGAGGAAATCTCTTATGGTGGCTTGGTGAGTTGGATTCCAATGGCCGTACCAGATTACATAAAGTTTTATAGGAGAAGCAAGGACAGGACCCATGTGGTACTCAAGGTTCACTAGATCAGAGGAGCCCTCATAGTTCAAAGCCTGATCGAATTGCTTGTTATGGCTCCTTGAAAGAGCTAGTGCAGAGAAACAAAAGCAAGAAATCAGAAGGAAATGACAGTAGTGATGCCTTTGCATTTCGTATCCTATTGCTATTGGTATCGTGGGCTTGAGGTGTTGAGTTTGGTGATAGTTAAGGAAGCTCTTATAAAGAGAAACTGATGAGAAGTTAAGAGGTGGTTGAGAGATTCTTCTTTAGTATTTTCTTGTGGTGGGCGGTGGTTTGCATGTTTACATAATGTAATGCCACATGTCCATCATTATATACTTTTCAATGAGAATTATGTTGCTCCCCTTTGCTTTTTTactctattatttttgttcacaCGTTAGAAAAAGGTGCAAGACTAACAAACCTTTGAATGCATTTCATAATTTAGTAACCCCAAAATAAACTATGGTAAGACATTGGGATCAGAGCATATCTATTTCATAATTTATGAGTATTGATACATCCACAAAATAATTGCACAAAATAATCCCACAAACTAACGTGACTCCAtctgatatgttagatctactttataataaaagtaactttacaaccTGGTGAATCACATCAAGCCAAATCAGTTTGTAagattgtttttgtgtaattattttatagctaaagtatttctctttattaatattaagaaagatGGTTATGAAGGGGGCTTTTATATATGAAGATATGATACTTCTCCCTCTCAAAAGAGTTTTGTTTCCTCTGCCAACTTTCTTCGACAGGTCAATATTAGAATGCCAAGATAccatagttttttatttttctttcttattgttcttgaaaaaagacaaaatagcTGACTTTCAATCTTTGAATTCTGGATGATAAACAGCAATGGGTTTTGCAGTATAGACTATAGAACTCTTAGCTCCAATAAATTATAAGTTCATAATTACTCAAAGGACTGAACATAAAATATACGActtttgataaagaaaaaaaaaaaaaaact
This genomic interval from Juglans regia cultivar Chandler chromosome 3, Walnut 2.0, whole genome shotgun sequence contains the following:
- the LOC108984145 gene encoding protein EXORDIUM-like 7 produces the protein MQRHHYCHFLLISCFCFSALALSRSHNKQFDQALNYEGSSDLVNLEYHMGPVLASPIKLYVIWYGHWNPTHQATIRDFLYSLSSSSSYPSVADWWRTVRLYTDQTGSNITGSIVLSGEFYDSKYSHGGYLSRLAIQSVIRTAVNAYPRALPLNPHNGLYLVLTSPDVRVQDFCRAVCGFHYFTFPNIVGVTVPYAWVGHSGTQCPGVCAYPFAWPKYSGRPPPSTNGGNNIMRAPNGDVGADGMISVIAHELAEVSSNPLVNAWYAGDDPTAPTEIADLCMGVYGTGGGGGYVGKVYRDSWGSGYNVKGVKGRRFLVQWVWNPVKKRCFGPNAAD